The Stomoxys calcitrans chromosome 3, idStoCalc2.1, whole genome shotgun sequence genome includes a region encoding these proteins:
- the LOC131995994 gene encoding uncharacterized protein LOC131995994, translating to MDSRPTRERILSALKASNVEFPETASIAQLRTLYDSLQVNGGPSKQTELPSGNVVSSDSAGNSSVTVTTMSSNTLNETPVINSATADPENLLQSFQCNGESTNQTELVLGTAACFSAARTSTDLISRNTLSVAFNNSEIGVSCANLRQTQTSVPPSVISSVPSVYNSSASVPVNTVQRQFPGTSGTAASVSAARTSSVISDLMNTNTLGVSFNNRAIGVSCDVLPQTQTSVPPSVSSCVVSSVPSVNYSSVSVPANLLRGQFSRPSVPSQVTDPFIRSSELESEIRVLRLKQEMLALRNQIESLENGGKKVSTNINYDELSMMVPKFSGNDGRNIEKWINSFESYTINMTDQEKYMCLRYLLVGTAREFMENSNYKEYKELKRSLLDIFKRTVTQEEVYQKLRLRKLKPTEPCIAYIVAMQTIAAEGEINEQELVDIIIDGMEDKTNNISILYGSNSLQELMHGIDRYEKRRSKTVSTHKEGRDNTKGIRCFNCSQFGHMKNTCNKPRRPPGSCFHCFQMGHFYKDCPKRMNVTAPIFCSNDIVDTTQMPN from the exons atggattCACGCCCTACTCGAGAAAGAATTCTTTCAGCTTTGAAAGCTTCAAATGTGGAATTTCCAGAAACAGCGTCAATTGCACAATTGAGAACATTATATGATTCTTTGCAAGTTAACGGTGGTCCATCAAAGCAGACTGAATTGCCTTCTGGAAATGTGGTTTCTTCTGATTCTGCTGGGAATTCATCTGTAACTGTCACTACAATGTCATCCAATACTTTGAATGAAACTCCCGTTATTAATTCCGCAACTGCCGATCCTGAAAATTTGCTTCAGTCATTTCAATGTAATGGTGAGTCCACAAATCAAACTGAATTGGTTCTTGGAACTGCCGCTTGTTTTTCTGCCGCACGGACTTCAACCGATTTAATATCTAGAAATACATTGAGTGTCGCTTTTAATAACAGCGAAATTGGCGTATCCTGTGCAAATCTTCGGCAAACACAGACTTCAGTGCCTCCTTCCGTAATTTCTTCCGTACCTTCCGTCTATAATTCTTCTGCTTCCGTTCCTGTAAATACAGTTCAAAGACAATTTCCTGGTACTTCAGGGACTGCTGCTTCTGTTTCTGCCGCCCGGACTTCATCAGTTATTTCCGATTTAATGAATACAAATACATTGGGTGTCTCTTTTAACAATAGAGCAATTGGCGTGTCCTGTGATGTTCTTCCGCAAACACAAACTTCCGTACCTCCTTCCGTATCTTCTTGTGTTGTTTCTTCCGTACCCTCCGTCAATTATTCCTCAGTTTCCGTTCCTGCAAACTTACTTCGAGGACAATTTTCTAGACCTTCTGTTCCATCACAGGTAACAGACCCTTTCATTCGTTCAAGCGAACTAGAGagtgaaattagagttttgagatTGAAGCAAGAAATGTTGGCTCTTCGAAACCAAATTGAATCTTTAGAAAACGGTGGAAAAAAGGTTTCTACAAATATCAATTATGACGAGCTCTCTATGATGGTTCCGAAATTTTCTGGGAATGATGgacgaaatattgaaaaatggatAAACTCTTTTGAAAGCTACACTATAAATATGACTGAccaagaaaaatatatgtgcTTAAGATATTTGCTGGTTGGAACTGCGCGAGagttcatggaaaattcaaaTTACAAAGAATATAAGGAGTTGAAGAGATCGCTCTTAGACATTTTCAAGAGAACGGTAACGCAAGAAGAAGTTTATCAAAAATTGCGTTTGCGCAAGTTGAAGCCAACAGAGCCGTGTATTGCCTATATAGTAGCAATGCAAACTATTGCAGCAGAAGGCGAAATCAACGAGCAAGAACTGGTTGACATTATAATAGACGGAATGGAAGATAAAACCAACAACATATCCATTCTATACGGATCAAACTCATTACAAGAATTGATGCATGGAATAGATAGATACGAGAAACGCAGGTCAAAAACAGTCAGTACTCATAAAGAAGGCCGTGACAATACTAAAGGCATACGATGTTTCAATTGCTCTCAATTTGGACATATGAAGAACACCTGCAATAAGCCTCGACGTCCACCGGGATCTTGTTTCCATTGTTTCCAAATGGGACATTTTTACAAGGATTGTCCTAAAAGGATGAATGTtactgctcccatattttgTAGTAATGATATTGTAGACACAACACAAATG CCCAATTAG
- the LOC131995992 gene encoding uncharacterized protein LOC131995992 — MDSRPTRERILSALKASNVEFPETASIAQLRTLYDSLQVNGGPSKQTELPSGNVVSSDSAGNSSVTVTTMSSNTLNETPVINSATADPENLLQSFQCNGESTNQTELVLGTAACFSTARSSTDLISRNTLSVAFNNSEIGVSCANLRQTQTSVPPSVISSVPSVYNSSASVPVNTVQRQFPGTSGTAASVSAARTSSVISDLMNTNTLGVSFNNRAIGVSCDVLPQTQTSVPPSVSSCVVSSVPSVNYSSVSVPANLLRGQFSRPSVPSQVTDPFIRSSELESEIRVLRLKQEMLALRNQIESLENGGKKVSTNINYDELSMMVPKFSGNDGRNIEKWINSFESYTINMTDQEKYMCLRYLLVGTAREFMENSNYKEYKELKRSLLDIFKRTVTQEEVYQKLRLRKLKPTEPCIAYIVAMQTIAAEGEINEQELVDIIIDGMEDKTNNISILYGSNSLQELMHGIDRYEKRRSKTVSTHKEGRDNTKGIRCFNCSQFGHMKNTCNKPRRPPGSCFHCFQMGHFYKDCPKRMNVTAPIFCSNDIVDTTQMPN; from the exons atggattCACGCCCTACTCGAGAAAGAATTCTTTCAGCTTTGAAAGCTTCAAATGTGGAATTTCCAGAAACAGCGTCAATTGCACAATTGAGAACATTATATGATTCTTTGCAAGTTAACGGTGGTCCATCAAAGCAGACTGAATTGCCTTCTGGAAATGTGGTTTCTTCTGATTCTGCTGGGAATTCATCTGTAACTGTCACTACAATGTCATCCAATACTTTGAATGAAACTCCCGTTATTAATTCCGCAACTGCCGATCCTGAAAATTTGCTTCAGTCATTTCAATGTAATGGTGAGTCCACAAATCAAACTGAATTGGTTCTTGGAACTGCCGCTTGTTTTTCTACCGCACGGAGTTCAACCGATTTAATATCTAGAAATACATTGAGTGTCGCTTTTAATAACAGCGAAATTGGCGTATCCTGTGCAAATCTTCGGCAAACACAGACTTCAGTGCCTCCTTCCGTAATTTCTTCCGTACCTTCCGTCTATAATTCTTCTGCTTCCGTTCCTGTAAATACAGTTCAAAGACAATTTCCTGGTACTTCAGGGACTGCTGCTTCTGTTTCTGCCGCCCGGACTTCATCAGTTATTTCCGATTTAATGAATACAAATACATTGGGTGTCTCTTTTAACAATAGAGCAATTGGCGTGTCCTGTGATGTTCTTCCGCAAACACAAACTTCCGTACCTCCTTCCGTATCTTCTTGTGTTGTTTCTTCCGTACCCTCCGTCAATTATTCCTCAGTTTCCGTTCCTGCAAACTTACTTCGAGGACAATTTTCTAGACCTTCTGTTCCATCACAGGTAACAGACCCTTTCATTCGTTCAAGCGAACTAGAGagtgaaattagagttttgagatTGAAGCAAGAAATGTTGGCTCTTCGAAACCAAATTGAATCTTTAGAAAACGGTGGAAAAAAGGTTTCTACAAATATCAATTATGACGAGCTCTCTATGATGGTTCCGAAATTTTCTGGGAATGATGgacgaaatattgaaaaatggatAAACTCTTTTGAAAGCTACACTATAAATATGACTGAccaagaaaaatatatgtgcTTAAGATATTTGCTGGTTGGAACTGCGCGAGagttcatggaaaattcaaaTTACAAAGAATATAAGGAGTTGAAGAGATCGCTCTTAGACATTTTCAAGAGAACGGTAACGCAAGAAGAAGTTTATCAAAAATTGCGTTTGCGCAAGTTGAAGCCAACAGAGCCGTGTATTGCCTATATAGTAGCAATGCAAACTATTGCAGCAGAAGGCGAAATCAACGAGCAAGAACTGGTTGACATTATAATAGACGGAATGGAAGATAAAACCAACAACATATCCATTCTATACGGATCAAACTCATTACAAGAATTGATGCATGGAATAGATAGATACGAGAAACGCAGGTCAAAAACAGTCAGTACTCATAAAGAAGGCCGTGACAATACTAAAGGCATACGATGTTTCAATTGCTCTCAATTTGGACATATGAAGAACACCTGCAATAAGCCTCGACGTCCACCGGGATCTTGTTTCCATTGTTTCCAAATGGGACATTTTTACAAGGATTGTCCTAAAAGGATGAATGTtactgctcccatattttgTAGTAATGATATTGTAGACACAACACAAATG CCCAATTAG